From the genome of Nicotiana tabacum cultivar K326 chromosome 2, ASM71507v2, whole genome shotgun sequence:
AAGTGAAAAAAAGGAGTCACTTCAAACAATACACAAATGAATGAAGTTAATCTGAGCTAATCAAGCCAGAACAAAGCCAACCTAACTACTCTGGCAACTAAACCTGATTTTACAAAATTGGAGCTCCAGGCAATAAGCAAGATTATTAATTCTCTTGCTCGTCGAACTAGTGCTTCAAAATGACATGAATATTAATTAAGAGATCAATTACCTTCAAAGAATCAGAACATCTACAATATGGTGCAGTACATATCTAGGATTCTGTCTTTTGTCTCTCGCGGTTTTCCTCCATAACTCTTTGGAGCTCTTTCTCACTTCTCGCTATCAAACGCTTAACAGTGTCAAAAGTGGTAAGCCTAATGCTGCAGGAGAAAATGAAGAGACAAAAACAATGATGTGTTAGGTTAGGATGTTAATATCATCGTCAATGATCATTGCCTGGTAATACTAGTAGTAACAAAATTTCTTCTTATCGGTACCCTTGGAGAATTGTTTGTTCCATCGGGCATGAGCTTACTTACATTACTGGTTCAAGCCAGCATAAAACTAGTCAATTTATGATGAATCCTTAGTGTAATCATCTCATGGAACAAACATGACACTTTATGAATCAACAACgcaaatatgttttttttttttgaatggcAAACAGAGATTCaatgggctgagaaatactgcaACGGGAAGACAGCTACTGCAAACATCTACAGAATGACACAAGCTGGAGCTGTGTACTATTTATGGCAAGAGAGGAACAATAGAGTCTTTCAACGCAAGCAGAGATCTTCTGATTATACAGGAGGTTATATTCAGAGGTAGCATGCGGCCAAAATTAGCTAggaagatttacaaactcaattTTTATCCTAGCATGGGTTGAGGAGTTTGCTGTGTCAGGAGATATAGTGGAGATGATCTAGTCTTAACTCTAATTACTGGGTGTTGCCAGTTTTAGAGATGTTTTCTTTTGTCTTGAGCTGTACATATTCTTTACTGGTAATAAAATTGTTTTAATTACCAAAAACAAAACGTCCATATCTAAAATGCACCTGCTATTAGGGAGAGTTTTCAGTGCATTGGGAACAAAACCCCTGTATAATCCAACTAAACCATCACGCGCCACTATACCTGAAAAAAGAAAGGGTTCATTTAAACAATCAGAAAGAGTGTTAGGTTGATTAACATTCTCAGTTTAGAATAACTTAAATCCCCTCTCGAGCATGATCATGGATTTCAAAAACTATGATACAATCAGACAGTCACTGAATTTTAAaggcttcttttctttttcaaatgaaGTGAACTATAGAGTCAACAAGTTTGAGGAATTGAAATCAAAATGTTATCTAATTTTGACATTTCATACTTCTTGATACTTTAAGCTTAAAGGATTTGAAGCACAAAAAACCTCATAAAGTGGAAAACAGTTTTATTAAAGCAGCTGGGCAACAGTATGTACAGCTGTTTTCTTTTACTCCCTCGTCCCATTTTTTATGACCTATGTTGACTAATACGGAGTTAAAAGAGAAAACGGATTTATTATTATCTGGTTTCGGTAGATATTTGTCAACATAATTGTTGGAAGATGTATcaatgtaaaaaattataataattgttGGAAAATGTGAAGGGGTGAAGATGTCAACTAAAACCAAAGTTATATAAAACAAAAGCaagttatattattttttataatgatGGAGTCCAGGCTAGCTTGCGCACACCTCGACTATTTCATCGGTACTTGCTATCTCTCATCAGTACAGGTTCCACGTAACTATGTCTGCCATTAAGGCTCAGAAAAACCGTAAGAAATCACCCAGAGTTTTTTGTCTATAGTGGAATTTGAACCTTAGTCTCCAAGGTTTTTACCTACTTCATTGACCATTAGGCCACACCCTTGCGTGCTTAGTGGACGTTCCCATTTAAGGAACAATTCATTTCTCGACCCGAACTATTAGAAAGCAAGTCAAACAAATAGGGGTAAGGAGCATTCCCTATAAAGCAAGGCTTGGGTATGGGCATAGCAAAGCCTGTGCCAATGACTACTACTATGCACAAAGCCTGAAAAGTTATTGTACTAGCACCAAAAGTAGGCTACACTTTAGCCAGCAAGCCTCAGATCCTTCAGGTAAACTAAGCAAAACTTTGACCGCAGCACATGTAAATCAAGAACAGGCAAGACAAAAATATGGTTTAGATTAAAAGAACAAAGTGTTGAAAGATGGAATGAAAACCTGAACCTTTCAGATTATCTGTTCACAGCCAGGATCAGTATACAGTACATACCAACCAACTTCCACCCCCTCCTCCCATCTCCGCAtaaaaaagaaaggagaagaaaacaACAAGAGATACAGAAAATGACAATCATTTATTATTAGTTACCTGGGAAGGCATCCAAAATGGTCACATAAGGTGTACCTCTCATTTGCATTTGCCTTCTCACTGTGTCCAATGGATAGCACATTAGAGTGGCAATAGTTGCTGAAATCAAACCTGTAaccagagatgcttcagttcgtTTCTGATATTTCTCTGGCAAAGCTTTCTTCACCCTGACATTCACAAAAGTGTCATTAGGTTAGAGTACTAACACCAGGACCCTGTTTCATATGATATATAGGATTAAGATCTTCCAAAGAACATAGGCTCACAGGTCAAAAACACAAAAGTTCACAGCGAtatatggagctattccaataAGAGAGGGCCCAAGACCATTATAAAAGGATGCGACGCCTTCCTCTTTCAGCATTTTTAAAGCAACCTGAAATCATTGAACTAATTAAAATTATGATCCAGATATGTCCTGGTATAAATAAATTTGGAGTTATCCAACTTTTACCTCACTCATCGTCTTATACCCAGGGTCTACGGCTAATCTCAATCTGAGAACATCTAATGGGTAGGTTACCTGACAGCATAACAACAAGTTAAAGGTCTTGGAGACAGATaaaaaatataaccaaaataCCAAGAACAGGAATATGAATAATTGAGCTTCTGCAAACTCCCATGACCCCACCCCTGCAAATGAGGGGGGGGGGATAGAGAGATCAACTGGTAGTGAAATAGCTATTTGGCGTTCACAAAATGTAAACTTACAAAAGTCGAAGTCATGCCAGCACAAGCACCTGCTGCTAGTCTTCCAATGACAGAAAGCTCCCCATCCTTTCCTTGAAATAGTTTCTGGAAATAGAAAGTGCGAAATAACCTTAATTGCGGTGATACAACAAACTAGTCTTATGTCTTCTCTAAAGATGATTCAATACCTTGTAATTTTCATAAGCAAACAACTGCACTGCACTATAAGGTATGATCCGTATCACCTAAAACATAAACAGAAAATATCAACTTgaagttttattaaaaaaaaaaaaatcagagccCTAATAGAGCAATCACCAAGAATCTATGATTGACTATAAATGGTAGCTCAACAGGCAAATGGAGCAAAAACCTGTGGAAGGTTGCCTTTCCAGTATCCTTTGATCCCTTCCTCCTTCCCAATCAATGCAAATGCCTGCAATCGAATTTTACGCATATATCAAAAATTTGAGAATCAAAAGACTCAATGATGGCGCCTATGAGTGGTAATTATTGCCCTATGGGAGGTTTGCAGAAAAGAGAAGCATAAGAAGAATTTACTTCTGCAATGTACCGATCAaaatagaaaaaaggaaaataaccATTATACTGTTATAGACTAAACAGGAGAGCCCAACCCAAAAGACTAGCCTATTAGGTGGGAGAACCCATTTACCCTATGAAATACTGGTACTCTTTTTACTCAATGAAGGAGTCAATTGGTCCACAACAATTGCCCCTGCTTGACGACCAACGACCTTGTTGATCGCGGCTAGCACCACTTTTTTAGATCCAGACCACCACTTGTGGCACCCCTCTAGCCCAGGTGGTCATGGCTggcatctctcttttttttttctttttttttgggggtggTGGTGGGGGGGTGTCCAAGTCACCACTCTTGGTGCCCTACCAGTTGCTCATAGCTGGCAACCCCCACACACCACGAGTCCAGGCCACCACTCCAAGTTGCGGTCTTAAGCGTTCATCAATGATGAACTGCCCTGATACCAATTGTTATAGACTAACATAAGAGTCCAACCCAAAAGACTAGTCTATTAGGTGAGAGAGCCCATTTAGCCTATAAACCCATTATTAGTACTCTTTTTAATCAATGATGGACTCAATTGGTTCACAAAATATTATAGAGAGCATCAGTTGTTTATAACTAATTAAAGAGAAGTAATCAACCAAATGGCAGAAAATTGTACGCGTACGAGGAAAATTTATCTATTCATCATAATagctataaaaaaattatttctaaagACAGAACTTCCCAAACTGAGTCCCGCACCAAATTCTACAAATTTTACTAGGCGGTAGAATCGGTCACCAACGCTGGCTGATAAGTAACAAGTTGACTATTTTTCCACCCTCAAATCTAGAGTGAAAGGGACAGCCTTCGTCTTTTGTAGTAAATGGGTTTTAACTATGATACTGCAAATTACTCGCTTACTTGTTTGGATCAATCATCACAACACTAAAACTCTGCACAATATAAAAGAACAGCAAACAGGAAACACCAGACTACAGGAAACTCAATAAATTAAGAAGTAGATGCCGAGATGTGGGTAATTCTGAATTATTAACTAGGACATAGCTTGTCTTTGTCGCATATCTCAAAAAGCAACAACAGACAAGAAAACAATACAATACCTCAATGAATCCAATTCCCTTCTTTGCAGCTTCTTGTCCAGCTCTTAGTCCATGTGTCTAGCAACCAACGCAAATAACAGGAAGATATAAGTGCAAGGAAGAAAACGTAAAAGTGGTCGCTGTTAACTACAATATGCATATCAAACTCATAATAGCAGGGAGTCACCTTACCAGTAACAATATGAAGGATTGGGGCAATATGTAGATGGATACAAGTATGAGCTGGGGATTTCACTGTCAGCTATACAAATACATAGTGAGAAAGGATGCTCGCGATGTCAAGGTACAAcacagaattttttttattttcacaaATGGAGTTTCACAAGACCAGAAGAGTGGTGAGGCAAGGAGAATAACCCCCAAAAGTCATTCTTGCACCGATATATATCAGGCAAGTCAttctttcctctttcttctcATAGAATAACAAAATAGCAGTAACGTTCATAGTTCCTTTAACTTGTTAACAGGTCAATAGCATAAACACATTGCAGTTGCACCTACACTCTTTGTCTACTTCTCTGCCACCGACATTAAAGACTGGGCAATAAAGCCAATTTGGGCTTTTAAGATTCACATTCAGGAATATAGCATAAGATGGCTAGAGTAGAAGCTGATAACAAGTACTCCTACAAAGGATGTGGCCTTTTCTGGCTACCATTTAAGAAATCATATAAGTTTAAAGGTTATAAACCCTTCAAAAGAATATATTAGCAAACTAACAATCCTTCAAAACTATGAAAAAGATAATGCAAATACTTGCAGAAGTCAGTAATACCAAACAGAATTCATGCGAATAAACGTACCAGCCTACTTAGCCAAAACTAAATCACCATCCTGATCGGAGGATGACTTATCTGGCTATATCTCATGTTATTTTTGTCCAGCCCACTAACCAAATATGCTGTAAAGTCATttttcactctactcttagttaCTGTCATTTGCTTTAAACATTTAGTTACCGTCTGCTACTATAAGTATCAGCAAATCTTGACCTCCTGCCCCATTCTCTCTATCTCCCACTATCACATTTCAATTCAACCAAAAATCAATCAATCAAGTAATCAACTATACCTCAATCCTAAACTAGTCGTGGTCTGCTACATGAATCCTCTATATTCACtccactcttttcttttcttttttctttttccttttttctagaTAACTGAGAAATTTGTTGTATCCAACTTCAAACTTTGTGAAAAGCGGACCCGCCTCCCTATCCTTCTCCATTTAAATATTACAACTAGACTCAGGGGCGGATCTACGTTGTAAGTTAGGGGTACCACGGCACCCGTTCGCTTCGCTAAAATTTCTATCGTGTACATAATATTTCTGTGAAAAAACGTATAAATGGATAGAATGGCACCCAAAAGTCACAAAGTGGAAGTGGGTGCCATTGGTTTAGCCTTCCCTTTGAAGGCTTTTCTTGGCCTCAAGAATGCAAGTTCGATTCCCTGTTGGAGCAGctcttttgattttttcttttttttacttattaagatttcttttatttttagttgaaCCCTAGAGCCTCatatcttttccttctttttcggtTCTTTCCCTCCTTTTATTACTTGTTAagtctctcttcttcatttttttaactTTCAGTCCTCATTTTGTTTCTATCATTATACCTTACTTTATAAACAATTATTTTCTATagtaattttaattgattttaattagaatataatttctttatttttaatgaaacgatattaatttatatattagaatataatttgagcaatatcttctattgggttttgaaaaaaattaaatggCTTGATTGATAGTCGTTTTGAGTTGAATATCATAGGTTGAATGTTGAATGTTGAaggtttttctttgaaaataattgtcatataactcaacaattaagatgaaaaaataaacaaagaacaatACAAGTAAATTAATCTAGTCAAACAAAGAATATAGTGTAGTTAAGGTACCCTTTAAGCAAATATTTATATTGGAGGCGctctttcatgaaatgttatttttcttttgtatttttatttagaatgtgtttaaattaagCGTTAAAAATTTGAACTAAAATCGAATTTATTTGCTTTGTGAATGAAAGGCCTATTCAAATTAACCAAAAACTAACCGAACCGATCCATTATTACTAATCTGTCTTTGTAGCTACTGACATGTATACTGTATGCATAATATGGTGGCACCCGCAACGTTCGAATACTGGATCCGCCTCTAACTAGACTTGGTTACTATCTTTATTTTTGAGTCAACGCGTATGCATAATATGGTGGCACCCGCAACCTTCGAATACTGGATCCGCCTCTAACTAGACTTGGTTACTATCTTTATTTTTGAGTCAACGCCCTGAGGGGCATATTCACTCCACTTTATTGGGACCCACATTATTTTATTTGTTCAAAGTGTAGGAAATGAAACAAACAATTTTGTCAAGAAATTAAGGCTAAAGTTCAACAAAAAATTCAATTATCCAAGAAAACAGCAGCAATATGGTAGTAAAAAAAACCCGAAAACGAAAAATTAAAAAAGAGAGAGACCTGCATGAGGAGCTTGATACGGTCAAGGGGAGCAGTAACAGTCTTAGCAGCAGCACCAGCAATAGCACCAGCAGCAAATAAAGCAGCATCTCTTGGAACCAAAGCTACCATAGCTAAAGGGTGCTTTATAAGCTGAGCTGTTGTAGGATTATTGAACCCTTTATTGTCAAGATTCTCAGATAGCGAGATGCATCCAAAATTGGACCCAATTGAACCGACCCATTTGTTCTGCCATTGTTGTGGTGGGTGAGTGTTGGATAATTCGAGACCGGGAACGTTCATGGACACTAAAACGGGTCGGTTCTTTCTCATGGTGGATACTGGGTACAGAGGAATGAAGTTTTTTTTCCTCTGCTGTGGAGAAGAAGATAAGAGAGGGGTTTTAGAGGGAGACTTTGGCACTTTGCAGCTTATACTCTATGTAAAACGAAACCAGACTTGGGGGTTTATTCTGTTTCtatatttcatttctttttttaaagAGGACATATTCTATACTCCAGATCCAAtgggtttttctcttttttttattttatcttcccATCGAGTTAATCTTTTGGTTGGTATATTTTTAGAAGAGTTAATCTCGGTATAAAATTCCGCTAAACATATGGAGGCGGAAGCAGAAGTGAGAGGGGGTTCAATTTTGACTAAAAATATACTCTCACTGATGAttatttagctttttctttttcttcatacGTAATACTCACACAAGTTAATGAGGaaattaatatattattttaacATAGAATAAGAATACATATATTAAATTATACTACCTTGATTAGagtattaaaatgataaaataacccTTACAATGTGAAATGTAACTTTTAttttgctaaaaataaaataaacatattcCATTATGCAATATATGTGTTACTTTATAATATATCGAACTAAATATATAACAAGAAATAATCCATGTATTATGATTTATGCATAACTAATTTTGCATTACTAATACCccttatttatttgagaaaaaattaaacaaaataaatctaGGTATCAATTCATTTTTCCActtaaaatttaaagactgaTACCGCTTATTGTTATTCACAACATAACATACATGTTTTTTATTatagaaagaagaaagatgatgCAAATGTGAAATTAAGTAGTATCCTCTCTTATCTTTTATTGATGATTCCCGTCCCTTAAGAAGAAAAGTGACAAAATAACCACCcccactccccccccccccaaaaaaaaaaaaaaaaaaatcctaatccAATAGTCTTCGATCTAATTTTTCAAAGCTCATCTTTAGAATCAATTTTAAAACGTGTATCTCttctttattttatattcctactTGTTGGGGTCAACTGTTATACCGGTAACCTGTTTATCCAAGCTTTTTttgcccaaaaatattttttttttcaaaattactttttttcaaagttaagatATTTTGCGAAATTTTTAGCAGGGGAAAAAGTATTTGTGAGTAAAAAAGAGCTTCTCTTTGGCTTCTCTCAGCGCACGATAAAGTGACATTACTATCTTGCGCAGTCGCCAGAAATGCCTGGAGGAAGACCTGCTAAGGTTGCGAACAAGGCTATAGTGGTGGAACAAGGCTAAGTTTGGGTTCAAACAGGCAACCACACCTCCGCAATTAATCGAAGGAAACTCAATTCAAAAACAGAAGCATGGTTCAAGTAAAGCCAATCCGACGGAGATTAGAGGGGAAAGTCAAGCGATAGTTCACCATCCATGTTTTAATTCAACTAATACAGCTAGTGGTAGTGGGGAAGTGGCCATGCCTGCTGGAGTAAAGGAGCTTAACTTTACGGCTGATACCAATAAGGATCAATTGAACAAAAGTACTGAGAATGAAGCTCAAAGTAAAGAAAAAGCAATCCATGTAGAGGGGCGGGTAAATCATGGGCTGGGCTATTTGCTGGAAGTAAACTTGTAGCTAGGGGAATGAATCTTAGCTATGTGGAACCGGTGATCATTGATGGGGAGCGTGTCGCACaattacaaaaaaagaaaatcgaACAAGAGACTCTGAAGTGGGAGAAGGCAGCCATTCTCTACGTGGTAGGCGATTCTCCAACTATATGTGTTTTGGAGAGGTTTATTGCTGCAACTTGGAATTTCACTTCTAAGCCAAAAATTTACTATCATAATGAAGGCTATTTTGTGGTGCTATTTAATAATTTAGAGGATCGTGATGCTATTATATTTTCTGGCACATATACCATAAATAACAGACCTATCATCGTACGAGCATGGAGTCCAGAGTTTAACTTCAGTGAAGAAGTGTTAAGGACTATTTCTCTTTGGATTAGATTGCCAAATTTACCTTTGAATTATTGGGATACTGTTACATTGAGTCATATAGGAAGCGTGTTAGGATGCCCTATCTATGTAGACGAGTGTACTTCTGGTATCGACAAAATATCATATGCCAGGATATTGGTGGAAATGGATGTCACTCGCGAACTTCCAGTTAGCATAAAAGTACAGGACCTAGAGGGAAAGTTCTTTGAACAAGCAGTGGAATATGATTGGAAACTAATATATTGTCCAGAGTGTTTACAGATAGGACATACATGTCGGATTGGGCCTGAGGCAAAACACAAGACTAATGGTAACAAAGGGAAGCAAACTAAGCCGAAAATGATTAAAGCAATCTGGCAGAAAACTCAAAAGCAGGATAGTGTGTCAATGGAACAAATTCAACCCAAGGAGAAGGTGAAGGAAAAGGATGGGAAACAAAGTGTTGTTGTTGATTCCACTGCAGCCATCactaatactaataataatataGAGAAGATAGGTAAAGAGGATGATTGGCAGAAGGTGAGAGGGAATGCAATAGCAAGGACTTCAATACCTTGCAAGATGGATATTGTTGGGGTGACAAATGTTTTTAGTCCTTTGATGGGAGAAGCTAATAAGGAAATGCATAATTCTATTGGGGCTATAGATATAGCACAAAGTAGTAGAGGAGGAACTAGGAATtctcaacttaaaattttatcaaGATGAAGCTAGTAACTTGGAACATAAGAGGGCTCAACAAGATCTATAAGCAAAAAGAGTTAAATAAGTTCCTAAACGAAAATAAGGTAGGCATAGTGGCTATTGTTGAACACAGAGTTAAGCATCAAGTAGCTGTTAAGTTTGTTAATAAGGTGGCTGTTGAATGGAACTGGAGTTTTAACTATCAACATACAGGAAAAGGAAGGATTTGGGTATTATGGAATCCAACTTATTTTGATTTTACTATATTAAGAACTCACGAACAATTTATGCATGGGCTCGTGAAGGTGTATTCCTTGCAAATGGAGTTCTATTTCACTGATGTGTATGGATTGCACACCATTCAAGATATGAAAGTATTATGGGAAGAGTTGAATTGTATAACTCAAACAATGAGTGATCCTTGGTTACTTATGGGAGATTTTAATGTTGTCTTATCTGTGGAGGATAGAGTAAATGGTACACCAATTCAGGAAGCTAAAAGTAGAGATTTTAAGAACTTCTTACAAGTTACAGGCGTAATGGAAATGAAAGTTGAAGGGAGGACATTTGCCTGGACTAACAACCATGTGTACATAAGATTTGATAGGGAATTGATTAACCCTGCTTGGGTACAAAAATGGACTCATTTGGAAGCTTTAGTTCTAGATTTGTTGTTCTCTGATCATTCTCCTCTAAGTGTTACACTGGAGGATAGGAAAGAACAGGTTGCCAGGCCATTTAAGTTCTATAATTACTTGGTAGATCATCCAGAATTTATGGCAATAGTGGAGACAACATGGTCCAGACCTAACAACTCAATTCCAATGGTTAAGGTGTGGAAGAAATTGCAGAAGCTGAAAGTTGAATcgaaaatattaaacaaaaaggAATTTGCTGGAATATCAGATAGAGTtaagaagacaaaagaaaaattacaagtTATGTTTGAAGAGGAAAATTATGTTTGAAGAGGAAAAAGTTTTAAAGCTGGAACTGGAAAAGTGAAGTCTAATTGAGGAGAATATGGCGAGACAGAAGGCTAGAGTCCAATGGTTGAAGTTAGGAGATTCTAACACTTCTTATTTTCATGCTTGTCTAAAGAACATGATTGCACAAAATCAAATCAGGAATCTAGTCACAGCTGATAGAGATATATTGCAGAATAAGGACTCAATTGAAGCTGCAAATATAGAGTTCTATAAACAACTCTTGGGATCATCTGCAAGGCAACTTCCTTGTGTCAGACATGAAGTCATGCAGATGGGTAATGTACTAAGTAGACAACAACAACTGAAGCTAATTAAGCCAGTTACAAGAAGTGAGATAGAAGCAGTATTGAATGAGACTGATGATCAGAAGGCACCAAGGATTGATGGCTataatactttattttttaaaaagactTGGAATGTAATAGGAGATGATATTACTGAAGCTGTGATGGGGTTCTTTCAGAGCACTGATATGTTTCAGTCTGTGAACTA
Proteins encoded in this window:
- the LOC107793925 gene encoding putative envelope ADP,ATP carrier protein, chloroplastic, which encodes MRKNRPVLVSMNVPGLELSNTHPPQQWQNKWVGSIGSNFGCISLSENLDNKGFNNPTTAQLIKHPLAMVALVPRDAALFAAGAIAGAAAKTVTAPLDRIKLLMQTHGLRAGQEAAKKGIGFIEAFALIGKEEGIKGYWKGNLPQVIRIIPYSAVQLFAYENYKKLFQGKDGELSVIGRLAAGACAGMTSTFVTYPLDVLRLRLAVDPGYKTMSEVALKMLKEEGVASFYNGLGPSLIGIAPYIAVNFCVFDLVKKALPEKYQKRTEASLVTGLISATIATLMCYPLDTVRRQMQMRGTPYVTILDAFPGIVARDGLVGLYRGFVPNALKTLPNSSIRLTTFDTVKRLIARSEKELQRVMEENRERQKTES
- the LOC142166363 gene encoding uncharacterized protein LOC142166363, with the translated sequence MKLVTWNIRGLNKIYKQKELNKFLNENKVGIVAIVEHRVKHQVAVKFVNKVAVEWNWSFNYQHTGKGRIWVLWNPTYFDFTILRTHEQFMHGLVKVYSLQMEFYFTDVYGLHTIQDMKVLWEELNCITQTMSDPWLLMGDFNVVLSVEDRVNGTPIQEAKSRDFKNFLQVTGVMEMKVEGRTFAWTNNHVYIRFDRELINPAWVQKWTHLEALVLDLLFSDHSPLSVTLEDRKEQVARPFKFYNYLVDHPEFMAIVETTWSRPNNSIPMVKVWKKLQKLKVESKILNKKEFAGISDRVKKTKEKLQVMFEEENYV